One window from the genome of Sphingomonas lacunae encodes:
- a CDS encoding cupin domain-containing protein: MSLLLTLLLGTAPPMVVVDEQDVMRREPPPHGAIGMSTAWRISDVVPQPRTMEFRRRALDPGAAIGEHLIDHDEVYYVLSGRGEVTSDGVTSVLEPGMAAYLYSGAVVGIRQTGEVPLNLIIAYPVTQATAAGSRP; this comes from the coding sequence ATGAGCCTTCTCTTGACCCTGTTGCTCGGCACCGCGCCGCCCATGGTCGTGGTTGACGAACAGGATGTCATGCGTCGGGAGCCACCACCTCATGGAGCGATCGGCATGTCAACCGCATGGCGAATCAGCGATGTCGTGCCCCAGCCCCGAACAATGGAATTCCGACGCCGTGCTCTCGACCCCGGCGCAGCCATAGGCGAACACCTTATTGATCATGATGAAGTCTATTACGTCCTTTCGGGGCGCGGCGAGGTCACCTCTGACGGCGTAACGTCAGTCCTGGAACCGGGTATGGCCGCCTATCTTTACAGCGGCGCTGTGGTTGGGATCCGCCAGACCGGGGAGGTGCCACTCAATCTGATCATCGCCTACCCGGTCACACAGGCCACAGCCGCAGGTTCGCGCCCCTAA
- a CDS encoding carboxylesterase/lipase family protein: MSGGEGLSRRAVMAGGVVAGMMLASRADAALPIAPWAFAPSGRYFSISPTMFSGIRYGLVPGRFAAPRPVTDSAADIPTGRLIPSCPQVGGRYPLVDEDCLFLNVFTPGRTPLADQRLPVMVYFHGGAYSAGSVADPLNDGTELARRGDVVVVTVNHRLNAFGYLYLPDRFPDSGNAGQLDLICALQWVQRNIAAFGGDPGNVTLFGQSGGGAKIATLMAMPEAAGLFHKAITMSGQQVTASGPLNAARRARAFLDQLGQGVDPATAPVEQLIAALSATDPILGGGVYMGPVLDMRHLHRHPFWPDAPSQSAHIPMLLGNTVLETRAFYPADGRVLLGLDWANLAERIAPEMRVDIEPHWVVAQFRTHYPHAAPEELFHRIVTAARSWRGQVEEAEARARDGQGNTFVYQLDFEQAMHTDDIGLSFGTFTDSTPERQAMSRTIMDAFVRFARTGNPGWPAYELRHRKTMLFDVHSHVENDPRRWERQLFAHVPYIQPGS; the protein is encoded by the coding sequence ATGTCCGGCGGTGAGGGGTTGAGCCGCCGTGCCGTTATGGCGGGCGGGGTTGTGGCGGGGATGATGCTTGCGTCGCGGGCGGACGCCGCCTTGCCAATTGCGCCATGGGCCTTTGCGCCGTCGGGACGCTATTTTTCGATCAGCCCGACAATGTTCAGCGGCATCAGATATGGTCTTGTTCCGGGCCGCTTTGCAGCGCCGAGGCCTGTGACTGACAGTGCGGCGGATATCCCGACGGGTCGTCTGATCCCTTCCTGTCCGCAGGTCGGGGGCCGCTACCCCTTGGTTGATGAAGATTGTCTCTTCCTCAATGTCTTCACGCCTGGCAGGACGCCGTTGGCGGATCAGCGCCTGCCGGTCATGGTCTATTTCCATGGCGGTGCCTATTCGGCGGGCAGTGTGGCTGACCCGCTCAATGATGGCACGGAGTTGGCCCGGCGCGGCGATGTCGTCGTCGTCACCGTCAACCACCGGCTCAATGCGTTCGGCTATCTTTATCTGCCAGACCGTTTCCCCGACAGCGGCAATGCGGGCCAGCTTGACCTGATCTGTGCGCTCCAGTGGGTCCAGCGCAACATTGCGGCCTTTGGCGGTGATCCAGGCAATGTCACGCTGTTCGGCCAATCAGGAGGTGGGGCCAAGATCGCCACGCTGATGGCGATGCCCGAGGCGGCGGGCCTGTTCCACAAGGCGATCACCATGTCGGGCCAGCAAGTGACGGCATCAGGGCCGCTCAATGCTGCGCGTCGTGCCCGTGCATTCCTTGATCAACTGGGGCAGGGCGTTGATCCCGCCACCGCCCCGGTCGAGCAACTGATTGCCGCGCTGTCGGCCACCGACCCCATTTTGGGTGGTGGTGTTTACATGGGCCCGGTGCTTGATATGCGGCACCTGCATCGACACCCCTTCTGGCCCGATGCCCCGTCGCAGTCGGCGCATATTCCCATGCTGCTCGGCAACACTGTCCTGGAAACGCGGGCGTTTTATCCGGCTGACGGGCGTGTTCTCCTGGGACTTGACTGGGCCAATCTTGCGGAGCGCATCGCGCCTGAGATGCGGGTCGATATCGAACCGCATTGGGTCGTAGCCCAGTTCCGGACACACTATCCTCACGCCGCGCCGGAGGAACTGTTCCATCGTATCGTCACGGCAGCACGCAGTTGGCGTGGGCAGGTGGAAGAGGCAGAGGCACGAGCCCGGGATGGCCAAGGCAACACCTTTGTCTACCAACTGGACTTTGAACAGGCGATGCATACGGATGACATTGGTCTGTCGTTTGGCACCTTCACTGATAGCACACCCGAACGACAGGCCATGAGCCGAACGATTATGGATGCCTTCGTTCGCTTTGCCCGTACGGGCAACCCGGGTTGGCCAGCCTATGAACTGCGCCATCGCAAGACCATGCTGTTCGATGTCCACAGTCATGTGGAAAATGATCCCAGGCGGTGGGAAAGGCAATTATTTGCTCATGTGCCCTATATCCAACCGGGCAGTTGA
- a CDS encoding S41 family peptidase encodes MRKFVAYPVIASLLLTACGGGGTSSSGGTGGGSGGGSSGGTSTGCSLRERQDWALATLREWYLFPDELATNVNPGNHATVQDYIDALTAPARTSGKDRFFTYITSIQEENAFLASGSSAGFGIRLTYDNAARRVFITEAFEGAPALAAGIDRGDEIVAIGTSIATLRPVSEIMAAEGAGGVTNALGPSTAGTTRALRVSGPSGSRELTLAKADYSLSPVSNRYGARILDDGGKRIGYLNFRTFISAGDQQLRDAFASFRAQGITEFVIDLRYNGGGLVSTAGLFGDLLGGARSNADVFSRTTFRPEKSSSDSVDYFAPQSQSVSPVKIAFIGTGATASASELVINGMVPFFNSANLALIGGNTYGKPVGQVAIDRSACDDRLRVVAFATANGAGNAAYYNGLASSVGTSCRAADDYTLPLGDLREASIRQAVDFLGGRSCTAIAAGTGGDTAIAPGTPSGQFAVDAIISEPEPLIPARPTPAQREVPGLF; translated from the coding sequence ATGCGCAAATTCGTTGCTTATCCCGTCATCGCCTCCCTGCTGCTCACCGCCTGTGGTGGTGGCGGGACCAGCAGCAGTGGCGGCACCGGCGGCGGCTCGGGCGGCGGCAGCAGCGGCGGTACATCGACAGGCTGCAGCTTGCGCGAGCGGCAGGACTGGGCCCTGGCGACCCTGCGCGAATGGTATCTGTTTCCCGATGAGCTGGCCACCAATGTCAATCCGGGCAATCATGCAACGGTACAGGATTACATCGATGCCCTGACCGCACCAGCCCGAACATCGGGCAAGGACCGTTTCTTTACCTACATCACCTCGATCCAGGAGGAGAACGCCTTCCTCGCATCCGGATCGAGTGCCGGTTTTGGCATCCGCCTGACCTATGACAATGCCGCCCGCCGCGTGTTTATCACCGAAGCGTTCGAAGGTGCCCCCGCCCTCGCCGCCGGCATTGACCGGGGCGACGAAATTGTCGCCATCGGCACCAGCATTGCCACGCTGCGCCCGGTGAGCGAGATCATGGCCGCAGAAGGGGCTGGCGGTGTGACGAACGCCCTCGGCCCCTCTACGGCTGGCACCACCCGCGCCCTCAGGGTCAGCGGCCCTTCGGGTTCGCGCGAATTGACGTTGGCCAAGGCCGACTATTCGCTGTCCCCGGTCAGCAACCGCTATGGCGCCCGCATTCTCGATGATGGCGGCAAGCGGATCGGCTATCTCAATTTCCGCACCTTCATCAGCGCCGGCGATCAGCAATTGCGCGACGCTTTTGCCAGTTTCCGGGCCCAGGGCATCACCGAATTTGTCATCGACCTGCGTTACAATGGCGGAGGGCTGGTCTCGACTGCCGGCCTGTTCGGTGATCTCTTGGGTGGCGCACGATCCAACGCTGATGTCTTTTCGCGCACCACCTTCCGGCCGGAAAAATCTTCCAGTGACTCTGTCGATTATTTCGCCCCGCAGAGCCAATCGGTCTCCCCGGTCAAGATCGCCTTCATTGGCACCGGCGCCACCGCCTCAGCCAGCGAGCTGGTGATCAACGGCATGGTGCCCTTTTTCAACAGCGCCAATCTCGCGCTGATCGGCGGCAACACCTATGGCAAGCCGGTCGGCCAGGTCGCCATTGACCGCAGCGCCTGCGATGACCGGCTGCGGGTGGTCGCCTTTGCCACCGCCAATGGTGCAGGCAATGCCGCCTATTACAATGGACTCGCTTCATCGGTCGGCACCAGTTGCCGTGCTGCTGACGATTACACCCTGCCGCTTGGTGACCTGCGCGAAGCGTCGATCCGTCAAGCGGTGGATTTCCTTGGCGGGCGCTCCTGTACCGCCATTGCCGCAGGAACCGGGGGTGACACGGCGATAGCTCCCGGCACGCCATCAGGCCAGTTTGCCGTGGACGCCATCATCAGCGAGCCGGAACCGCTCATTCCGGCTCGGCCAACACCGGCCCAGCGCGAAGTGCCCGGCCTGTTCTAG
- a CDS encoding pectate lyase family protein, with product MRRFFICLQLIAFAYFLANAPIESAQAQARGVALAGTLPAPTSGGAGGRIIRVTSLAASGPGTLREALDATGPRIIVFEVGGVIDLGRSTLSISQPFVTIAGQTAPSPGITIIRGGIDVRTNDVILSHIRVYTGADGQPRRSGWEADALSTVAAANVWIDQCSFLWGVDENMSASGPRFTGNSVEEWRAGTSRNIVFSNNLAAEGLADSSHPKGEHSKGSLIHDNATGIVFYRNVWAHNVERHPLVKGGAQVLMINNLIYNPGHRALHYNLMALEWTGQPYVDGQITAIGNVMRGGNDTDEGLPFLMLGGDGDLSYYGRDNLAVDRHGNALPQFGRYGETRARLIHARRPLAPLDGYRILEARDVETSVLATAGARPWDRSADDIRVLFFVAEGRGDIIDDESEVSSYPASTPTNAAFIEGQWDLATMTPLSGRYPGQTAFAAPQENLSPRDRRSRGE from the coding sequence ATGCGCCGATTTTTCATATGTCTTCAACTCATTGCTTTTGCTTACTTTTTGGCAAACGCACCGATCGAATCCGCCCAGGCTCAGGCTCGCGGGGTGGCTCTAGCTGGCACTCTACCCGCACCAACCAGCGGCGGTGCCGGCGGACGCATCATCCGCGTCACAAGCCTCGCCGCCTCCGGACCCGGCACGCTCCGCGAAGCGCTCGACGCCACCGGCCCACGGATCATAGTTTTCGAAGTCGGCGGAGTGATCGACCTCGGCAGATCAACCCTGAGCATCAGCCAGCCCTTTGTTACCATTGCAGGCCAGACTGCGCCCAGTCCCGGCATCACCATCATCCGCGGAGGCATCGACGTCAGAACCAACGACGTCATCCTCTCCCACATCCGCGTGTACACGGGTGCCGACGGCCAGCCACGCCGAAGCGGCTGGGAAGCCGACGCCTTGTCTACGGTCGCAGCTGCCAATGTGTGGATTGATCAATGCAGTTTCCTGTGGGGCGTTGACGAGAACATGTCCGCGTCTGGTCCGCGCTTTACTGGCAATTCGGTTGAGGAATGGCGCGCCGGGACCAGTCGGAACATTGTCTTCAGCAACAATCTGGCCGCCGAAGGGCTCGCGGATTCAAGCCACCCAAAGGGGGAACACAGCAAAGGCTCACTGATCCACGACAATGCAACCGGCATTGTCTTTTACCGCAACGTCTGGGCCCATAATGTCGAGCGCCATCCGCTGGTCAAAGGTGGCGCGCAGGTGCTCATGATCAACAACCTTATCTACAATCCGGGTCATCGCGCGCTGCACTACAATCTGATGGCGCTGGAATGGACCGGCCAGCCCTATGTCGACGGCCAGATCACCGCGATCGGCAATGTCATGCGCGGCGGCAATGATACGGACGAAGGCCTGCCCTTCCTGATGTTGGGCGGCGACGGAGACCTGAGCTATTACGGCAGGGATAATCTAGCTGTGGACCGGCATGGCAATGCCCTCCCCCAATTCGGGCGCTACGGCGAAACTCGCGCCCGCCTTATCCATGCGCGTCGTCCGTTGGCCCCGCTCGACGGCTATCGCATTCTTGAAGCTCGGGACGTTGAAACCTCGGTTCTGGCAACGGCAGGTGCCCGACCATGGGACCGCAGCGCCGATGACATCCGCGTCCTTTTCTTTGTGGCCGAAGGACGCGGAGACATCATTGATGATGAGAGTGAGGTCAGCAGCTATCCCGCGTCGACCCCGACCAACGCAGCCTTCATCGAAGGGCAATGGGACCTGGCGACCATGACCCCCCTGTCTGGCCGATACCCGGGCCAGACGGCTTTTGCCGCGCCACAGGAAAACCTGTCCCCCCGCGATCGGCGGAGTCGAGGGGAATGA
- a CDS encoding TonB-dependent receptor, with the protein MKRPFSRISALRVALVLSCATGLATAAHAQDATTASDEVSVSAEDAGDIVVTGFRQSLEAALNVKRDSVAAVDAIVAEDMAKFPDQNLAESLQRIPGISIQRDGGEGRAITVRGLGAQFTRVRVNGLETVATSTDGAAANRDRAFDFNVFASELFNSIVVRKTAEASLDEGSLGAVVDLNTGNPLAGRAGFTGALSIQGSYNDLSDTLGPRLAGLLSWRNDEGTFGASFSAAYSDASTLQLGNNTVRWAQARFDSVDTTNCFTTANSGGSYVASAACDRAALSFHPRIPRYGVISHDKTRLGLTGTVQWEPSDSTKFEINGLFSRFEEVRGEQWLEVLFRGNERSINVISPTYDANNNMISGTFNDAWVRTENYRRESTTEFYQIGGEWEQEVGDSFRFTLLGGLSKSDASIPLETTMIYDDRDAQNFRYDYTDMGRPLISFGTSVTDPANFQLAEIRDRPSNVTNKFRTLQLRTEWDVSEGFSILAGAVYRRFAFDTVAFQRDTVICGNGGAPRITTSVAITCSPSSAFGPTAVYGYPGTAALSQTVTLGNAGQPDGTTSTWIVPDLATSTTFTGLYGITPRVDAGNTRSVVESVRGGYLQFNNEGTLFGIDYAMNAGVRYVETRQSSVGLNNGVATTVRRSYDDWLPSMNLALFPAEDLIVRFAASDVMTRPTLGNLTPGGSVDGFNYRVNFGNPFLEPFRATAYDLALEWYFAPQSIFSVALFRKDVSSFPISASRSGTFASTGLPLSLIAAGSPAAVNPEAQPWTINSIGNGAGARLDGMELSLQMPLRFLPGKLSNFGIIANATFVTSDADYTVQGPSVVPGGGNIAATRSATLFGLSKRAYNGTLYYEEGPFSARASVSYRSRFIDANSGTGNVFEGYGSTVNVDASVRYAITENIEVSVEGINLTDEYRYRFTDFDADRNYENNHFGRTILFGARLKI; encoded by the coding sequence ATGAAGAGGCCGTTTTCGCGAATTTCCGCCTTGCGCGTCGCGCTGGTATTGAGCTGCGCCACCGGGCTGGCCACCGCGGCCCACGCGCAGGATGCCACGACCGCATCCGATGAGGTTAGTGTCAGCGCAGAGGATGCCGGCGACATTGTTGTCACCGGTTTCCGTCAGTCCCTTGAGGCCGCGCTGAACGTCAAGCGCGACTCTGTTGCGGCGGTCGATGCCATCGTCGCCGAGGATATGGCCAAATTCCCGGACCAGAATCTTGCAGAGTCTCTCCAGCGCATTCCCGGCATCTCGATCCAGCGTGATGGTGGCGAAGGCCGGGCGATCACCGTGCGCGGCCTTGGCGCGCAATTCACCCGCGTCCGGGTCAATGGTCTGGAAACCGTAGCAACCTCGACTGACGGGGCGGCTGCCAACCGCGATCGCGCCTTTGACTTCAACGTCTTTGCCTCCGAACTGTTCAACTCGATCGTCGTGCGCAAGACGGCCGAAGCCTCGCTTGACGAAGGGTCGCTCGGTGCCGTGGTTGATCTCAACACCGGTAACCCGCTGGCCGGCCGGGCCGGCTTTACTGGCGCGTTGTCGATCCAGGGCAGCTATAATGACTTGTCGGACACGCTGGGCCCACGCCTCGCGGGCCTGTTGAGCTGGCGCAATGACGAGGGCACTTTCGGCGCGAGCTTTTCCGCTGCCTATTCGGATGCCAGCACCCTGCAGTTGGGCAATAATACGGTGCGCTGGGCCCAGGCCCGCTTTGATTCCGTGGATACCACCAATTGTTTCACCACCGCCAACAGTGGCGGCAGCTATGTCGCAAGCGCGGCCTGCGACCGGGCTGCTCTGTCGTTTCACCCGCGCATTCCGCGCTATGGCGTCATCTCTCATGACAAGACCCGTCTCGGCCTGACCGGGACCGTTCAATGGGAACCCAGCGATTCGACCAAATTCGAGATCAACGGCCTGTTTTCCCGCTTCGAGGAAGTGCGCGGCGAGCAATGGCTGGAAGTCTTGTTCCGCGGCAATGAGCGGTCGATCAATGTGATCAGCCCGACCTATGACGCCAACAACAACATGATTTCCGGCACCTTCAACGATGCCTGGGTGCGCACAGAAAATTACCGTCGTGAATCGACCACCGAATTCTATCAGATCGGCGGTGAATGGGAGCAGGAGGTCGGTGACAGCTTCCGTTTCACCCTGTTGGGTGGCCTGTCCAAGTCCGATGCCAGCATCCCGCTTGAAACGACGATGATCTATGATGATCGTGACGCCCAGAATTTCCGTTACGACTATACCGACATGGGCCGCCCGCTGATCAGCTTTGGCACCAGCGTCACCGATCCCGCCAATTTCCAGCTGGCTGAAATCCGTGATCGCCCGTCAAACGTCACCAACAAGTTCCGCACGCTGCAATTGCGTACCGAATGGGACGTCAGTGAAGGGTTCAGCATCCTTGCGGGTGCCGTCTATCGCCGCTTTGCCTTTGATACAGTCGCATTCCAGCGCGACACGGTGATCTGTGGCAATGGTGGTGCCCCGCGCATCACCACGTCAGTAGCCATCACATGTTCCCCGTCGAGCGCCTTTGGGCCGACCGCTGTCTACGGCTACCCGGGCACGGCCGCGCTGTCGCAGACTGTCACACTGGGCAACGCAGGTCAGCCGGATGGTACAACGTCAACCTGGATTGTTCCTGACCTCGCCACATCGACGACCTTCACCGGCCTCTATGGCATTACGCCAAGGGTTGATGCCGGCAACACGCGCAGCGTCGTTGAATCGGTGCGTGGCGGCTATCTGCAGTTCAACAATGAAGGGACGCTGTTCGGCATCGATTACGCGATGAATGCCGGCGTCCGTTATGTTGAGACACGGCAGAGCTCCGTTGGCCTGAACAATGGTGTCGCGACGACGGTTCGCCGCAGCTATGATGACTGGTTGCCGTCGATGAACCTGGCCCTGTTCCCTGCGGAAGACCTGATCGTGCGTTTCGCCGCATCGGACGTGATGACCCGGCCGACGCTGGGCAACCTGACCCCCGGCGGTTCGGTTGACGGTTTCAACTATCGGGTCAATTTCGGTAATCCGTTCCTCGAACCCTTCCGCGCCACCGCCTATGACCTGGCCCTGGAATGGTATTTCGCACCGCAGTCGATCTTCTCGGTCGCGCTGTTCCGCAAGGATGTGTCGAGTTTCCCGATTTCGGCATCGCGTTCGGGCACTTTTGCCTCGACCGGCCTGCCGCTCTCGCTGATCGCCGCTGGCTCCCCGGCAGCGGTCAATCCCGAAGCCCAACCCTGGACCATCAACAGCATTGGCAACGGTGCCGGAGCCAGGCTCGACGGCATGGAATTGTCGCTGCAAATGCCGTTGCGCTTCCTGCCGGGCAAGCTGAGCAATTTCGGCATCATCGCCAACGCGACCTTTGTCACGTCCGACGCCGATTATACGGTTCAGGGGCCATCGGTGGTGCCGGGTGGCGGCAATATTGCGGCAACCCGTTCGGCGACGCTGTTCGGCCTGTCCAAGCGCGCTTACAATGGCACGCTCTATTACGAGGAAGGGCCGTTCAGCGCCCGCGCTTCGGTCAGCTATCGCAGCCGGTTCATCGATGCCAATTCGGGCACCGGCAATGTATTTGAAGGCTATGGTTCGACGGTCAATGTCGATGCTTCGGTCCGCTATGCGATCACCGAGAATATCGAGGTCTCGGTCGAAGGCATCAACCTGACCGATGAATATCGGTATCGTTTCACCGATTTCGATGCGGACCGCAATTATGAGAACAACCACTTCGGTCGGACCATCTTGTTCGGTGCGCGCCTGAAAATCTGA
- a CDS encoding alpha/beta hydrolase — MTIDRRSMILAGAATAIAGAVRAQTPPPVAARAVSHGLVEPVETIDLWPDGAPGVPAVPLVETVNERSTDPQLSDRAVFGISRPRMAVFRPDRPNGAAVLVTPGGGYRWVVIDKEGYEIARWLSARGFTVFVLFYRLPGEGWAAGADVALADAQRAMRLIRHRASDFGVDPLRVAAMGFSAGGHVCADLAARFAAPVYAPIDRFDALSARPMLAAPVYPVVSMVDGIAHAGSRLHLLGPGPSAALVAAHSPDRNVPADAPPHFLLHAEDDEVVPVENSLLLRAALRARGVPVETHLFQHGGHGFGLRKAIGKPVEAWPELFRDWAATMGLG; from the coding sequence ATGACGATTGATCGTCGCTCCATGATATTAGCCGGCGCCGCGACAGCCATCGCTGGTGCGGTGAGGGCCCAAACACCGCCTCCGGTGGCAGCGCGGGCTGTTTCACACGGGCTGGTCGAGCCGGTCGAGACGATTGACCTTTGGCCTGATGGTGCGCCGGGCGTACCTGCTGTTCCGTTGGTCGAGACAGTCAATGAACGGTCAACCGATCCGCAACTCTCCGATCGCGCGGTATTCGGCATCAGCCGACCGCGTATGGCGGTTTTCCGGCCCGACCGGCCCAATGGCGCAGCGGTGCTGGTGACGCCGGGCGGTGGCTATCGCTGGGTGGTGATTGACAAGGAGGGTTATGAAATCGCCCGCTGGCTGAGTGCCCGCGGTTTCACCGTCTTTGTCCTGTTTTACCGTTTGCCGGGAGAGGGTTGGGCGGCCGGCGCGGATGTTGCGCTGGCCGATGCGCAGCGGGCGATGCGCCTCATCCGCCACCGCGCCTCCGACTTTGGCGTGGATCCTTTGCGCGTGGCGGCGATGGGCTTTTCGGCAGGCGGGCATGTCTGCGCTGATCTCGCCGCGCGCTTTGCCGCACCGGTCTATGCGCCAATTGACCGGTTCGATGCGCTTTCGGCACGGCCGATGCTGGCGGCGCCTGTCTATCCGGTAGTGAGCATGGTTGATGGCATCGCCCATGCCGGATCACGCCTGCACTTGCTGGGTCCTGGCCCGTCAGCGGCGTTGGTCGCCGCCCATTCACCCGACCGCAATGTGCCCGCCGATGCCCCGCCCCATTTTCTGCTTCATGCCGAGGATGATGAGGTTGTGCCGGTGGAGAACAGCCTGTTGCTGCGCGCGGCATTGCGGGCAAGAGGCGTTCCGGTCGAAACGCATCTTTTTCAGCATGGGGGCCACGGATTTGGTCTGCGCAAAGCCATCGGCAAACCTGTCGAGGCCTGGCCGGAATTGTTTCGCGACTGGGCGGCGACGATGGGGCTGGGCTAG
- a CDS encoding family 43 glycosylhydrolase, with product MAGLASGGALLALDVAVPGPVLAQGSRSSSSLDPWATMRWRRGIEGQRRADLGNGRFLNPIVAGDHPDPSLIRVGADYYLTFSSFDAYPGILIWHSRDLVNWKPRSAALHKPIGSVWAPDLVHHQGRFYCYIPARTATYKSIYVITAEHVDGPWSDPVDLYLNQHIDPCHVADDDGSRWLFLSNGDRIRLSEDGLSTVGGIEHVYDPWRYPEDWVVETFAPEGPKLMKRGDYWYMTTAVGGTAGPPTGHMVIMARSRSLAGPWENDPGNPLIRTQSAREKWWSRGHATPFEDGNGEWWMIYHGYENGYWTLGRQTLLEPVEWTRDGWLRPRGGDLSRSLRKPLDLGEQSHGMALSDDFSSDRFGQTWAFYDPAAGEGGRVRFDRDAAGPAMLLAGKGQTPSDSSPLCVVTGDQSYACEIDIELEGGAEAGLLLFYNRRLYAGLGLGPNGLVMHRYGLQRARGALMRDGRAVRRLQIRLTNLENILTLYTREPGDPVWRKFDVQMEVSGYHHNVAYDFLALKPAIYVAGEGQARFRTFRYEAL from the coding sequence ATGGCCGGGCTGGCCTCCGGCGGTGCCTTGCTGGCACTGGATGTCGCGGTGCCGGGGCCTGTGCTGGCCCAGGGTTCGCGGTCATCGTCGTCGCTTGATCCCTGGGCGACGATGCGCTGGCGACGGGGCATCGAAGGTCAGCGCCGCGCCGATCTAGGCAACGGGCGGTTCCTCAACCCCATTGTCGCGGGCGACCATCCCGATCCGTCCCTGATCAGGGTCGGCGCGGACTATTATCTGACCTTTTCCAGTTTTGACGCCTATCCAGGCATTTTGATCTGGCACAGCCGCGATCTGGTCAACTGGAAACCGCGTTCGGCGGCATTGCATAAGCCAATCGGTTCGGTCTGGGCACCTGATCTGGTCCATCATCAGGGCCGTTTTTATTGCTACATCCCGGCCCGCACCGCGACATACAAATCCATCTATGTGATCACCGCAGAGCATGTTGACGGCCCATGGTCCGATCCCGTCGACCTGTATCTCAACCAGCATATCGACCCGTGCCATGTCGCCGATGATGATGGCAGCCGCTGGCTGTTCCTGTCCAACGGGGATCGCATCCGCCTGAGCGAAGACGGTCTGTCGACTGTGGGCGGCATTGAACATGTCTATGACCCATGGCGCTATCCAGAGGATTGGGTGGTCGAAACCTTTGCGCCGGAAGGTCCCAAGCTGATGAAGCGGGGGGATTATTGGTACATGACTACGGCAGTGGGCGGCACCGCTGGTCCGCCAACCGGGCATATGGTCATCATGGCCCGGTCACGCTCGCTGGCCGGTCCGTGGGAGAATGACCCCGGCAACCCGCTGATCCGAACACAAAGCGCGCGGGAGAAATGGTGGTCACGGGGTCATGCCACGCCGTTTGAGGATGGCAATGGCGAGTGGTGGATGATCTATCACGGCTATGAAAATGGCTATTGGACCTTGGGTCGCCAGACGTTGCTGGAACCGGTGGAATGGACGCGTGATGGCTGGTTGAGGCCGCGTGGCGGGGACCTCTCCCGGTCCTTGCGCAAGCCGCTGGATCTGGGCGAGCAGTCCCATGGCATGGCTCTTTCGGACGATTTTTCCTCCGACCGTTTCGGCCAGACATGGGCCTTTTACGATCCCGCCGCGGGTGAAGGGGGGCGAGTCCGCTTTGATCGCGATGCAGCGGGGCCAGCCATGCTTCTGGCCGGCAAGGGCCAGACGCCGTCAGACAGTTCGCCCCTTTGTGTGGTGACGGGGGACCAAAGCTATGCCTGCGAGATTGACATTGAGCTGGAGGGCGGGGCTGAGGCAGGTTTGTTGCTGTTCTATAACCGGCGCCTTTATGCCGGGCTGGGCCTTGGCCCGAATGGCCTGGTCATGCACCGTTATGGACTGCAAAGGGCGCGTGGGGCGTTGATGCGCGATGGCCGCGCCGTCCGGCGATTGCAGATACGCCTGACCAATCTGGAGAATATCCTGACGCTCTACACCCGCGAGCCGGGGGATCCAGTCTGGCGGAAATTTGACGTGCAGATGGAGGTCTCCGGCTATCACCACAATGTCGCCTATGACTTCCTTGCGCTGAAACCGGCCATCTATGTTGCGGGTGAGGGGCAGGCGCGGTTCCGGACATTCCGCTATGAGGCTTTATGA